One genomic region from Epinephelus moara isolate mb chromosome 8, YSFRI_EMoa_1.0, whole genome shotgun sequence encodes:
- the LOC126394305 gene encoding apoptosis-inducing factor 3 isoform X2 gives MGGCFSKPKPEKEVDRLSPNGKASPFADCRPNGALGHGSDDDSTPLPLYHKPRDYVEASVCHVKDLENGQMREVDLGSGRALLIKEHGEFSAMAHKCPHYGAPLVKGVLSKGHVRCPWHGACFNIATGDLEDFPGLDSLPTFQVRVEKDKVIIRANKQALQSQKRSKPMARCSAVINSSTGFSHVLIIGSGPAGLVCAETLRQEGFTDRIVMCTMDRHPPYDRPKLSKSLDSTAEQLRLRSMEFLQDHDIELLTEKEAVAVDVKTRSVTFEDGLRMEYRKLFIATGSKPKPMIYKGKDVRNVFHLRTPEDANSIARLANNKNAVIVGTSFVGMEVAAALTDKAHSVSVIGIESVPFKTALGEKVGKAMMKLFEVNRVKFYMLNEVSEMIGHHGQLKEVVLKSGKVLRADVCVIGAGSVPATGFLKQSGIHMDSKGFITVNKMMQTNADGVFAGGDVVVFPFPPRNNKKVNIPHWQMAHVHGRVAALSMMGRATEIKTVPYFWSAMFGKTIRYAGYGDGFDDVIIQGDLDELRFVAFYTRSEEVVAVASMNYDPIVSRVAEVLGSGKTIKKRDVETGDISWLIDKGSQ, from the exons ATGGGAGGATGCTTCTCCAAACCCAAACCAG aaaaagaggtggaCAGGCTGTCACCTAATGGCAAAGCGAGTCCCTTTGCTGACTGCAGACCGAACGGGGCTCTGGGACACGGCTCTGATGACGACTCCACCCCGCTGCCACTCTACCACAAACCACGGGACTATGTGGAGGCCTCCGTCTGTCATGTTAAAGATCTGGAAAATGGACa gatgCGAGAGGTGGACTTGGGAAGTGGCAGAGCTTTGTTGATCAAAGAACATGGGGAGTTCTCCGCCATGGCCCACAAGTGTCCACACTACGGAGCACCGCTGGTCAAAG GTGTGTTGTCAAAAGGACACGTGCGCTGTCCGTGGCACGGTGCGTGCTTCAACATTGCAACAGGAGACCTGGAGGATTTCCCTGGGCTGGACAGCCTGCCTACCTTCCAG GTCAGAGTTGAAAAGGACAAGGTGATCATTCGTGCAAACAAGCAG GCTCTTCAGTCACAGAAAAGGTCAAAGCCGATGGCCCGATGCTCAGCAGTCATTAACTCCAGCACGGGCTTTAGCCATGTTCTCATCATTGGCTCAG GTCCAGCAGGTTTGGTGTGTGCAGAGACACTGAGGCAAGAGGGCTTCACCGACCGCATCGTCATGTGCACCATGGACAGACATCCTCCATATGACAGGCCAAAACTGAGTAAG TCCTTAGACAGCACAGCAGAGCAGCTGAGACTGCGCTCCATGGAGTTCCTACAGGATCATGACATCGAGCTGCTCACAGAGAAAGAG GCTGTGGCGGTGGATGTGAAAACACGATCTGTGACGTTTGAAGACGGCTTGAGGATGGAGTACAGGAAACTCTTTATTGCTACAGGAAGCAA ACCCAAACCAATGATCTACAAAGGCAAGGACGTCAGGAACGTGTTTCACCTCAGGACGCCCGAGGATGCCAACAGCATAGCGAGGCTAGCCAACAACAAGAACGCTGTGATTGTGGGAACATCATTCGTTG GTATGGAGGTGGCTGCAGCTCTAACAGACAAGGCTCACTCAGTGTCTGTCATCGGGATCGAGTCAGTCCCCTTTAAAACAGCTCTCGGGGAGAAAGTAGGGAAAGCCATGATGAAG CTGTTCGAGGTAAACAGGGTGAAGTTCTACATGCTGAACGAGGTGTCAGAGATGATTGGCCATCATGGACAG CTGAAAGAGGTGGTACTGAAGAGTGGGAAAGTCCTGCGGGCAGACGTGTGTGTCATCGGAGCAG GAAGTGTTCCTGCAACAGGCTTCCTGAAACAGAGCGGCATCCACATGGACTCTAAGGGCTTCATCACTGTCAATAAG ATGATGCAGACAAATGCTGACGGGGTCTTTGCTGGAGGAGATGTGGTGGTGTTTCCTTTCCCACCACGCAACAACAAGAAGGTGAACATCCCTCACTGGCAAATGGCTCATGTACACG GAAGGGTGGCAGCTCTCAGCATGATGGGCAGAGCCACTGAGATCAAAACTGTGCCTTACTTCTGGTCAGCAATGTTTGGGAAGACCATACGCTATGCAG GTTATGGTGATGgatttgatgatgtcattataCAAGGAGATCTGGATGAACTGAGGTTTGTGGCGTTTTACACCAG GAGTGAGGAGGTGGTTGCTGTTGCCAGCATGAACTATGATCCCATTGTATCCCGAGTGGCAGAGGTCTTAGGGTCCGGAAAGACGATTAAGAAACGAGATGTGGA GACTGGAGATATTTCTTGGTTGATTGACAAAGGCTCTCAATGA
- the LOC126394305 gene encoding apoptosis-inducing factor 3 isoform X1, whose protein sequence is MGGCFSKPKPVEVKVELSLLEKEKEVDRLSPNGKASPFADCRPNGALGHGSDDDSTPLPLYHKPRDYVEASVCHVKDLENGQMREVDLGSGRALLIKEHGEFSAMAHKCPHYGAPLVKGVLSKGHVRCPWHGACFNIATGDLEDFPGLDSLPTFQVRVEKDKVIIRANKQALQSQKRSKPMARCSAVINSSTGFSHVLIIGSGPAGLVCAETLRQEGFTDRIVMCTMDRHPPYDRPKLSKSLDSTAEQLRLRSMEFLQDHDIELLTEKEAVAVDVKTRSVTFEDGLRMEYRKLFIATGSKPKPMIYKGKDVRNVFHLRTPEDANSIARLANNKNAVIVGTSFVGMEVAAALTDKAHSVSVIGIESVPFKTALGEKVGKAMMKLFEVNRVKFYMLNEVSEMIGHHGQLKEVVLKSGKVLRADVCVIGAGSVPATGFLKQSGIHMDSKGFITVNKMMQTNADGVFAGGDVVVFPFPPRNNKKVNIPHWQMAHVHGRVAALSMMGRATEIKTVPYFWSAMFGKTIRYAGYGDGFDDVIIQGDLDELRFVAFYTRSEEVVAVASMNYDPIVSRVAEVLGSGKTIKKRDVETGDISWLIDKGSQ, encoded by the exons ATGGGAGGATGCTTCTCCAAACCCAAACCAG TTGAAGTTAAAGTGGAACTCTCTCtcctggaaaaagaaaaagaggtggaCAGGCTGTCACCTAATGGCAAAGCGAGTCCCTTTGCTGACTGCAGACCGAACGGGGCTCTGGGACACGGCTCTGATGACGACTCCACCCCGCTGCCACTCTACCACAAACCACGGGACTATGTGGAGGCCTCCGTCTGTCATGTTAAAGATCTGGAAAATGGACa gatgCGAGAGGTGGACTTGGGAAGTGGCAGAGCTTTGTTGATCAAAGAACATGGGGAGTTCTCCGCCATGGCCCACAAGTGTCCACACTACGGAGCACCGCTGGTCAAAG GTGTGTTGTCAAAAGGACACGTGCGCTGTCCGTGGCACGGTGCGTGCTTCAACATTGCAACAGGAGACCTGGAGGATTTCCCTGGGCTGGACAGCCTGCCTACCTTCCAG GTCAGAGTTGAAAAGGACAAGGTGATCATTCGTGCAAACAAGCAG GCTCTTCAGTCACAGAAAAGGTCAAAGCCGATGGCCCGATGCTCAGCAGTCATTAACTCCAGCACGGGCTTTAGCCATGTTCTCATCATTGGCTCAG GTCCAGCAGGTTTGGTGTGTGCAGAGACACTGAGGCAAGAGGGCTTCACCGACCGCATCGTCATGTGCACCATGGACAGACATCCTCCATATGACAGGCCAAAACTGAGTAAG TCCTTAGACAGCACAGCAGAGCAGCTGAGACTGCGCTCCATGGAGTTCCTACAGGATCATGACATCGAGCTGCTCACAGAGAAAGAG GCTGTGGCGGTGGATGTGAAAACACGATCTGTGACGTTTGAAGACGGCTTGAGGATGGAGTACAGGAAACTCTTTATTGCTACAGGAAGCAA ACCCAAACCAATGATCTACAAAGGCAAGGACGTCAGGAACGTGTTTCACCTCAGGACGCCCGAGGATGCCAACAGCATAGCGAGGCTAGCCAACAACAAGAACGCTGTGATTGTGGGAACATCATTCGTTG GTATGGAGGTGGCTGCAGCTCTAACAGACAAGGCTCACTCAGTGTCTGTCATCGGGATCGAGTCAGTCCCCTTTAAAACAGCTCTCGGGGAGAAAGTAGGGAAAGCCATGATGAAG CTGTTCGAGGTAAACAGGGTGAAGTTCTACATGCTGAACGAGGTGTCAGAGATGATTGGCCATCATGGACAG CTGAAAGAGGTGGTACTGAAGAGTGGGAAAGTCCTGCGGGCAGACGTGTGTGTCATCGGAGCAG GAAGTGTTCCTGCAACAGGCTTCCTGAAACAGAGCGGCATCCACATGGACTCTAAGGGCTTCATCACTGTCAATAAG ATGATGCAGACAAATGCTGACGGGGTCTTTGCTGGAGGAGATGTGGTGGTGTTTCCTTTCCCACCACGCAACAACAAGAAGGTGAACATCCCTCACTGGCAAATGGCTCATGTACACG GAAGGGTGGCAGCTCTCAGCATGATGGGCAGAGCCACTGAGATCAAAACTGTGCCTTACTTCTGGTCAGCAATGTTTGGGAAGACCATACGCTATGCAG GTTATGGTGATGgatttgatgatgtcattataCAAGGAGATCTGGATGAACTGAGGTTTGTGGCGTTTTACACCAG GAGTGAGGAGGTGGTTGCTGTTGCCAGCATGAACTATGATCCCATTGTATCCCGAGTGGCAGAGGTCTTAGGGTCCGGAAAGACGATTAAGAAACGAGATGTGGA GACTGGAGATATTTCTTGGTTGATTGACAAAGGCTCTCAATGA
- the cldn26 gene encoding putative claudin-24, whose amino-acid sequence MVFLTTKVMQRTALFVTFGSWVTSLITAFLPLWKTMNSDLNEVENWFSGLWLTCLYTEEVGIQCKAYDSIMGLPMDLQISRVLVSVSIGTGGLALLAAFPGLEGVGMCVGQPGLKRRLIILAGVMTWVSGLTTLAPVSLVAYTTVVDFWDEGFPDVMPRWEYGEAMFSGWFGGLGLVIGGTLFFVAVCMWDYDQKPPSVPNSPQAKHRTKNYLKTEVL is encoded by the coding sequence ATGGTTTTTCTGACAACTAAAGTAATGCAAAGGACTGCGCTCTTTGTGACATTTGGAAGTTGGGTGACTTCTCTGATCACCGCCTTCCTTCCACTGTGGAAGACAATGAACTCTGACCTGAACGAGGTGGAGAACTGGTTCTCTGGTCTGTGGCTCACCTGCCTCTACACCGAAGAGGTAGGAATTCAGTGTAAAGCCTATGACTCCATCATGGGGCTGCCAATGGACCTGCAGATCTCCAGGGTGCTCGTGTCAGTGTCTATAGGCACAGGTGGTTTAGCTCTGCTGGCTGCTTTCCCAGGACTGGAGGGGGTTGGGATGTGTGTGGGGCAGCCTGGCCTCAAGCGACGGCTCATCATCCTCGCGGGAGTGATGACCTGGGTGTCGGGGCTCACTACTCTCGCTCCTGTCTCTCTTGTTGCCTACACAACTGTGGTGGACTTCTGGGACGAGGGTTTTCCTGATGTGATGCCACGCTGGGAGTATGGAGAGGCGATGTTCTCTGGGTGGTTTGGAGGTTTGGGTCTGGTCATCGGAGGGACCCTCTTCTTTGTAGCTGTGTGCATGTGGGACTACGACCAGAAGCCACCAAGTGTGCCAAACAGCCCTCAGGCAAAGCACAGGACAAAGAACTACCTGAAGACGGAGGTTTTATAG